The Methanococcoides sp. LMO-2 region TGATCTCCTCAGGATCAAGGTCTTCGAATTTAAGGTCAATAAACCCACGCAGGTGTTTGTGGGTATCACTTACAGCTTCCCCGGCTAAACGGCGGGAAGTTGCTGCTTCAATATTAACGTTCGGATGGTTCAAAAGCAGGCGCATCAGTTCGCCACCTGTGTAACCGGAGGCACCGACAATTCCTGCATTGATCATATCGGTCATGCATTTATGTATAGTTCCAAGATTAATTAAGGTTGTTATTTTTATGCTATTTTTATCGGCTGTGCCTTATCGCCGATCCCGGAATTTTGTCTTTCAAACCTGCACTACAACAACAGATGAAATTTCTGGTTACACACTTCTTTGAACCGGATCCTCAAAATACATTTGATCTTTTCGATCCGGCAACCAACATTACGCATATTTTTGCGATGAATTTATCTATATGAAAATTAGATATAATGTGAACTGAATATTTAGTAAGTGCAGGCATAAAAAAATTATAACTTTTTGGTTTGAACTGCAAAGATCGAATCCAAAAAAGCTTTAAACATATTTATAAAGGTATAACACATAAATTAGATGAGTAGCAAAAATGGTCCATTGAGTAGTGATGGTTCATAGAAATAACAGTGTCCTATAGAAATAACAATGTCACATAGAGATCGTATTCCTTCTGATATCCAGGTTGTCGTTGCAGTTGTTATGCTCACCTGCATATTCATTGTAGTACCTGCTTTGAGCAACACGCCCATAAGAACTGTGCTTGGGCTTCCAATGTTGTTGTTCTTACCGGGGTATTCATTGATAGCAGCACTTTTTCCAGCCAGGGATGATCTGGACGGGATAGAGAGATTTGCACTTAGTATTGGCCTGAGTATTGCGGTAGTTCCACTAATCGGACTTGCACTCAATTACACTACATGGGGGATCAGACTCTTTCCCATATTGATATCAGTTTCAGCCTTTACAATAATAATGTGTATAGTGGCAGTTTTCAGAAGAAGGTCACTTCCGGAGGATGAACATTTCACCGTCCCATTTTACAAGACCTATCTTTCGTTAAAGGAAGAGATCTCAAAGAAACCGGAGAACAAGCTTGACAGGATACTAACGATCCTTCTGGTGATCTCAATAGTAGCATCAATAGTAACTCTTGCCTACGTGGTCGTTACACCAAAGGAAGGGGAAAAGTTCACCGAGTTCTACATCCTGGGACCTGGTGGAATGGCTGAAGGTTATCCAACCGACCTGGAGCTTGGTCAAAACGGTACCGTGATCATTGGGGTTGTAAACCACGAATATGTAGATACGGATTATTCTATAGAGCTAATGCTTGAAAATAATTCGCAACTCACGGATCAGGAATCTCTTCAAATAATACTCCAACATAATGAAACGTGGGAAAAAGAAATTACATTTACACCAGCCTCAGCAGGTGAGAACATGAAACTGCAATTCCTGCTATACAAAGACAGGGACATGGCAGAACCATATAGAGACCTCCATTTATGGATCGACGTAAGGGAGATTTGAAATGGATAATGAGGCTGAATTTGAAGATATTGTTGTAGAAAACGGATTCTTTGATAAAATGGAAACATTAGACAAAATCCAGATTGACCTTCTTGTTGTTGCTATACCTTCTGTAATGGTAATAATTGCAGAAATGTTATTGTTTGCCGGCCTGACAAAGTTCACTATCTGGACACATTTGATCCTGCTGATAACTTTAACTTTTTCTACAATGATATTCAACGACAGAAAACAGCAGCACATAATCTATGCATTCATTCTATTGTCCCTGTTAAGGATACTCAATCTATCAATGCCGGTTTTCTTTGAGATACCACTTTATTCCTTTGTATTCAACTATATACCATTAACAATTCCAATATATGTTCTTGTTAAGGATCAGCATCTTACACTATCAGACCTTGGAATTAACAGGAATATAAGATACTATGATCTTCCGCTTATCCTTATAGCAAGCATTGTGATAGCCTCAGGCGAATTCCTTATAATCAGACCAGATTACCTCATTCCTGACCTGTCATTACTGAATTTATTAAAGTTAGCTATTGTAATGATATTTTATGTCGGATTGATAGAAGAACTGATATTCAGACCAATACTGCAAACGAAGCTTCAAGAAATAGTAGGCAAATACCAGGGATTGACCCTTGTATCCATAATTTTTGCAGTTATGCATTCCGGATATGGCACACCATATGCAATCGTCTTTGCCGGTTTTGCAGGTCTTATACTCGGCACTATATACACACTAAGAAGAAATCTAATACTTGTGACCCTGACACAGGGATGCACAAACGTAATGCTTTTTGGAATAATGCCTCATATGTTAGCTCCCGAATTGGAGACATCAGATATTATTAGAGAAAATGGCATGATCATAATCGGATCAATATTGTTGATAATATTGATACTTTCAATTGGCTACATTAAATTAAAAAAGGAAAAATAAGCCAAAATAAAATCATTTAACAAATGTAAATTCAGTTTCAATTAATGATCAGAAAGATAAAAAAAATACTAAATTTAATAAAGTCTTTAAAGTATAACACTAATTTAAATTAAGGGAGGGACAAATGCTAACAAGCATAATTTCAGCTACCAGTCTTGTATCATCCACTGTAGTGGTAATGATGAATGAGATCGGATTACTTGAATATGAAGTGCTTACAGTTATTGTTCTTATAGTTCTCGTGTACGCAAAAGAGATCCTATCCGCATCTAACTGCTGGACGAAATCATTAGCTACTTC contains the following coding sequences:
- a CDS encoding DUF1616 domain-containing protein — encoded protein: MSHRDRIPSDIQVVVAVVMLTCIFIVVPALSNTPIRTVLGLPMLLFLPGYSLIAALFPARDDLDGIERFALSIGLSIAVVPLIGLALNYTTWGIRLFPILISVSAFTIIMCIVAVFRRRSLPEDEHFTVPFYKTYLSLKEEISKKPENKLDRILTILLVISIVASIVTLAYVVVTPKEGEKFTEFYILGPGGMAEGYPTDLELGQNGTVIIGVVNHEYVDTDYSIELMLENNSQLTDQESLQIILQHNETWEKEITFTPASAGENMKLQFLLYKDRDMAEPYRDLHLWIDVREI
- a CDS encoding CPBP family intramembrane glutamic endopeptidase, translated to MDNEAEFEDIVVENGFFDKMETLDKIQIDLLVVAIPSVMVIIAEMLLFAGLTKFTIWTHLILLITLTFSTMIFNDRKQQHIIYAFILLSLLRILNLSMPVFFEIPLYSFVFNYIPLTIPIYVLVKDQHLTLSDLGINRNIRYYDLPLILIASIVIASGEFLIIRPDYLIPDLSLLNLLKLAIVMIFYVGLIEELIFRPILQTKLQEIVGKYQGLTLVSIIFAVMHSGYGTPYAIVFAGFAGLILGTIYTLRRNLILVTLTQGCTNVMLFGIMPHMLAPELETSDIIRENGMIIIGSILLIILILSIGYIKLKKEK